The following are encoded in a window of Echeneis naucrates chromosome 19, fEcheNa1.1, whole genome shotgun sequence genomic DNA:
- the arhgap23b gene encoding rho GTPase-activating protein 23 isoform X3, whose translation MNEVAFCLVGIPPHSDAQAKGWRDGMVSSYENRHRPLSSGEVEGISWQGPRTILLRKNSQGFGFTLRHFIVYPPESSFHSLRDKENGNAAATAGFQRSHLEPMDTIFVKSVKENGPAQQAGLSTGDRLVKVNGENILGKTYSQVIGLIQKSENILELSIMPKDEDVLQLVSAYSQDAYLKDNKPYSDGAQSLPEPPLLSSTSTKPTSTLPSAHSLLDNHQSQSGTSISPLDDHPSVASTPTSGWPGPEDSGHFTLLGKQRGSCSLAISAFDFHFANHNAAIASATLPPLRKSSLPASTRTHADALCHQALSDWYYSQAEAAEHMSPCHRSISQDHLAELGLRLALGPGPASATTASSEQCRRETFKRHHQAAAASHDSYWIAGWGGVAGPESRSCSESLLAAYAEYEHNYGRSVETLAQATALVSQHYEYTSPSSHITKLSKQTNLKVSGGHQHQNTMTPPITSTGSLSRQSGQQVAEPQTRRVKEESKTRRVKEEVLVGYKSYSHKGGHFLQQAHSFREPSYRGPHLNLCAGRKSSLADSERKAALRPQSTPALPVSEMERAPLGGKKEAIPPISLNQEVVLRKNPLTGCQTHTQALHHPHHKTHMESPKTSDFTPSSSVTPSPVPVGPGTKHRINSGLAQHAYDSLSSIPFIGSIKGRRSSYLLAITPERSKSCDEGLNAFREEGCVFSKLPKRVKSFFTDGSLESLQAQEEAHSKRHSTSELGTITFSDVRKEGWLHYKQILTEKGKKVGGGMRPWKRVFSVLRSNLLFLYKDKREAVLHGAGAGTSQDDHPPVSIRGCLIDIAYSETKRKHTLRLTTQDFCEYLLQAEGRDDMLTWIRVIKENSKTENEEIGFSRQALINKKLNDYRKHSLTGNKPDSSPRVHRIMPPFLLAKTDNSSINRTSRADDNKVLWGINIMKKTKKTGSPKAFGVRLEDCQPAINHKFVPLIVEMCCGVVEATGLEYIGIYRVPGNNAMVSNLQEHLNKGMGINTAEERWQDLNVISSLLKAFFRKLPEPLFTDDKYSDFIDANRVEDAEDRLKTMKKLIHDLPDHYYHTLQFLVGHLKRVADHSEKNKMEPRNLALVFGPTLVRTSEDNMTDMVTHMPDRYKIVETLILHYDWFFSDGELVKEEKGPVDKQEMQHVPNIDHLLSNIGRPGMPGEASAETVDQPLRFNH comes from the exons GCTAAAGGGTGGAGAGATGGCATGGTATCATCCTATGAGAACAGGCACAGACCGCTGTCATCAGGTGAGGTGGAGGGCATATCTTGGCAGGGCCCACGGACCATTTTGCTCCGAAAGAACTCACAGGGATTTGGCTTCACTCTTCGCCACTTCATTGTCTATCCTCCAGAGTCTTCCTTCCACAGCCTCAGA GACAAGGAGAATGGAAATGCTGCTGCAACAG CAGGTTTTCAGCGGTCTCATTTGGAACCCATGGACACCATCTTTGTGAAGAGTGTCAAAGAAAACGGTCCTGCCCAACAAGCTGGACTTTCTACAG GGGACAGACTGGTGAAGGTGAATGGTGAAAATATTCTTGGGAAAACCTACTCTCAGGTGATTGGACTTATCCAAAAAAG tgaaaatattcTGGAGCTTTCCATTATGCCAAAAGATGAGGATGTGTTGCAGCTGGTAAGT GCATACTCCCAGGATGCCTACCTAAAAGACAATAAGCCATATTCAGATGGGGCACAGAGTCTCCCTGAGCCCCCACTTCTCTCCTCAACTTCCACAAAGCCTACCTCCACACTCCCCTCAGCCCACAGCCTCCTGGACAACCACCAGTCCCAATCTGGCACCAGCATCTCACCACTGGATGACCACCCATCTGTTGCTTCTACCCCCACCTCTGGCTGGCCTGGGCCTGAGGATTCTGGTCATTTTACGCTGCTAGGAAAGCAACGTGGCAGCTGCTCTCTTGCCATCAGTGCGTTTGACTTTCACTTtgctaaccacaatgctgccaTTGCATCAGCAACATTGCCTCCGCTAAGGAAAAGCAGCCTGCCAGCCTCTACCCGCACCCATGCTGATGCCCTATGCCACCAGGCTCTGTCAGACTGGTACTACAGCCAGGCTGAGGCTGCAGAACACATGTCCCCATGCCACCGCAGTATCTCTCAGGACCATTTAGCAGAACTGGGGCTAAGGTTGGCACTTGGTCCTGGACCTGCGTCTGCCACTACGGCTTCATCAGAGCAATGCAGGAGAGAAACCTTCAAGCGCCACCACCAGGCAGCTGCTGCATCCCATGATTCCTATTGGATAGCTGGCTGGGGTGGGGTGGCTGGACCAGAAAGTCGGTCATGCTCAGAGAGTCTGCTGGCAGCTTATGCTGAATATGAGCACAATTATGGGCGTTCTGTTGAAACACTGGCACAAGCCACTGCACTGGTCTCACAACACTATGAATACACTTCACCAAGCTCCCACATTACCAAGCTTAGCAAGCAAACCAATCTGAAAGTCTCAGGAGGACACCAGCATCAAAACACAATGACACCCCCTATCACCTCCACAGGATCTCTCAGCAGGCAATCAGGCCAGCAGGTGGCTGAACCCCAAACAAGACGAGTAAAAGAGGAAAGCAAGACAAGACGAGTAAAAGAGGAAGTGCTCGTGGGCTACAAAAGCTACAGCCACAAAGGAGGTCACTTCCTGCAGCAGGCCCACTCCTTCAGAGAGCCCAGCTACAGGGGCCCCCACCTAAACTTGTGCGCCGGGAGGAAGAGCAGCCTTgcagacagtgagaggaaagcAGCACTCAGGCCCCAATCCACACCAGCCCTGCCTGTGTCAGAAATGGAGAGAGCCCCACTGGGTGGGAAGAAGGAGGCCATCCCTCCTATTTCACTGAATCAGGAGGTGGTGCTCAGGAAGAATCCTCTTACAGGTTGTCAGACCCACACTCAGGCTCTTCATCACCCccaccacaaaacacacatggagTCACCGAAGACTTCTGATTTCACGCCTTCCTCTTCAGTCACTCCCTCTCCTGTCCCTGTGGGGCCTGGCACCAAGCACAGGATCAACAGTGGACTGGCACAGCATGCTTATGACTCCTTGTCTTCTATTCCCTTCATAG GCAGCATTAAAGGTCGACGCTCATCTTATCTGCTGGCTATCACCCCTGAGAGGTCAAAATCCTGTGATGAGGGGCTTAATGCCTTTAGGGAAGAAGGCTGTGTCTTCTC CAAACTACCAAAAAGAGTCAAGAGTTTCTTCACTGATGGG TCCCTGGAGAGCCTGCAAGCTCAGGAAGAGGCCCATTCCAAACGCCACTCTACCTCTGAACTAGGAACCATCACTTTCAGTGATGTCCGCAAGGAGGGCTGGCTACACTACAAACAGATCCTCACAGAGAAGGGAAAG AAAGTTGGTGGTGGCATGAGGCCATGGAAACGTGTCTTCTCTGTACTGCGTTCCAATTTGCTATTCCTCTACAAGGACAAGCGAGAGGCGGTCCTTCATGGGGCAGGAGCGGGGACCAGCCAGGATGACCATCCCCCAGTCAGCATCCGTGGCTGCCTGATTGACATTGCCTATAGTGAAACAAAGCGTAAGCACACCCTAAGGCTGACCACACAAGACTTTTGTGAGTACCTGCTGCAGGCAGAGGGCAGGGACGACATGCTGACCTGGATCAGAGTGATCAAGGAGAATAGCAAGACTGAAAATGAG GAGATTGGTTTCTCAAGACAAGCGCTTATCAACAAGAAGCTGAATGATTACAGAAAGCACAG TCTGACAGGTAATAAACCGGACTCCTCCCCTAGAGTACATCGTATAATGCCCCCCTTCCTCCTGGCAAAGACTGACAACTCATCAATTAACCGTACCTCCAGGGCTG ATGACAACAAGGTACTGTGGGGAATCAACATTATGAAGAAAACCAAGAAGACAGGCAGTCCAAAGGCTTTTGGTGTACGACTGGAGGACTGTCAACCTGCCATCAACCATAAG TTTGTCCCTTTGATAGTGGAGATGTGCTGTGGCGTGGTGGAGGCAACAGGTCTAGAGTACATTGGCATCTACCGGGTGCCTGGTAACAATGCCATGGTGTCAAACCTTCAAGAGCATCTCAACAAAGGCATGGGCATCAACACTGCTGAGGAG AGATGGCAGGACCTGAATGTAATTAGTAGCCTGCTTAAAGCATTCTTTCGAAAACTGCCTGAACCTCTGTTCACTGACG ACAAATACAGTGATTTCATTGATGCCAACCGGGTTGAAGATGCagaagacagactgaagacCATGAAGAAATTG ATCCATGACCTCCCAGATCACTATTACCACACCCTCCAATTCCTAGTGGGCCACCTCAAGAGGGTGGCGGATCATTCTGAAAAGAATAAG ATGGAACCCAGAAACTTAGCTCTGGTGTTTGGTCCCACTCTGGTGAGGACATCAGAAGACAACATGACTGACATGGTAACTCACATGCCAGACCGCTACAAAATAGTGGAGACACTCATCCTGCAT TATGACTGGTTCTTCAGTGATGGAGAGCTTGTTAAGGAGGAGAAG ggTCCAGTAGATAAGCAAGAAATGCAGCATGTGCCCAACATTGATCACTTGCTGTCCAACATCGGCAGGCCAGGCATGCCAGGAGAGGCATCAG CTGAGACAGTGGATCAGCCTCTTCG ATTCAACCACTAG